The Juglans regia cultivar Chandler chromosome 11, Walnut 2.0, whole genome shotgun sequence genome contains the following window.
TGGATTTGTTTTGGGggtttttttctatttgttttttttttcttctaatctcTGGATGTTGGGCTCTGTTCATCaaactttttttccctttttggtttggatttgggtttgtattttttttcctatagtttatttcagtttttttcttACTATTCATTTCTTTGGATGTTGTATATCAAGAATCTGAAGTTCTCTATTTCTCCATCGCGTgcattaaacttttttttccttctttttggtTTGGATCTGGGTCTGGAGAAATCTGATAAGAAATCTCAATGCATATTCCAGTTTATTAGGCCTCACTTCGTCTCTAGTCTCATTCAGgtatctcttttttctcttgtcTGTTCTCAAGAAGTGAACTTCATGACCTACTGAGatgattatttttgtgtgaaaTTCATGATAAAACTGTCCACATGACTCAAACTATGAACTTCATTTCTTCACaccattatttctttttctgtttctctGAGATGAGCTTTAGAGAAGACAATTGTGGGATGtgaaagatgaagagaaagatAGTGTTATGCATCTTCCATGGCTTGCCATTGTGCTTATTATGCTTTTTCACTATCTCATTTTTTCtctaatatatatgcatatcagTTGGGATATGATTCTTTTActaatttcttgattttctgTTCTTTGTTTCCCACAGCTCACAATGAAAAGGGATAGAGGGCTcgacttcaaatgttcttccataGTTCTTTGCCGctgcttttaaatttttcacTATTTATTCCTTGTAAACAACAATGTAATGTAGTGTGAATGTTGatgtctattattatttatttatttttataaaattttgaataagcaatacaaaaggttaaaaaaatgcttaaaaaatattcattatataaaaaaatgcctataaaaaataatagacataAAAGCCTATAAAGaagccttttaaaaagtgttgaaaagtttttatttttttaaaaaaacgtTTTAAAAGTggtaaaaacatatttatttaaaaaaataaaaaacaaggtATAAAATCCGGATATTGGTCCAAATTTGGATGAAACagccttttaaaaagtgttaaaaagttttatttaaaaaaaaagaaaaacattttagtGTTGGAATTAATAGGCAGTGTGCTAAAGGCCTCCCTTAGGGACTGATTATGCTGGTGTCCTCTCCATTTGATCTTCAACACAATCGTAGTCTTCCCAGAATTATCAAGCCCACTGCAAAGACGAATTATTAAGCCTCGTAGTTACTACATCTTCTTCGAACCTCTCTCCCCTGTCCTCCGTCGAACCCATCTCcgtaaattgtttatttgtttattctaCAAATAAAGTTATTCATCTTGTGATATATTGTATTGGAGGAATGCAGACAATCGGCGGGAGGGAGTgaaagaggggagagagagagagtgacagaGGGTGGGGGGAGTCTCTCCCGGGGAGAGCAGGTGACGACGGGGTGGGGGGAGTGAAAGTGGGGAAAgagctgtaaaaaaaaaaaatcacctgtGTTCGATTGTAGAATATCTATTTCATCCCCTTATATGTTTAAGGACCACTAGTCTACTTGTGTTATCCTCGCCGGCCGCCCATGCATGAAGATATCTGTgagttgaaagaaaaacatcatgATGATGGCAAGCCCCAGAAATATAAATTGTTCCTCACTCTCTCGGAAGGCCAATCTGTAAACAATGTAAGTCCCAGACCAGTATTCTTGCTTCCCAATTTAAAACCAAATGTCAAAAGAAAACCTTCTACTTACAAGTCGATACGgggatatatatgtatgtgcaATTTAACAAGTATCATGCACGTTTATCAATACTATAGACAAATGTCTGGTAATTAGGGCTCCAACACATACatcactatatataatatattgcagAGTATTTTgcaatatatgtataatttacattaaaaaaaaaatagcggATTGGTACTATGGTTTGTATACTGCCATTCCGAAGCACGGTTTTGTCATTTCCATGTCACTCGTGAAGCCTAATAAACTTTGTCCGTATAACCGTATAGTAAAGCCAGTTCACCATAAACCAATTCATAAATCACAATACAATTACTTAATTCAGTCTAAAATGCAACGCTTACAAAACTTAGATCATTCCCCCATCCGCACTCACACTCTTGTAAATGATAACAGCATTTGCAATCACACAGACGAGAATTTCACGGCTATATATAACACTGAATTTGTAAAGTATTGAACTATCAATATTTCTGAATATATGCATGGGTGAAAAACCATTCCTCAAGCGGCAAAAATTCAATACTCATTTTAATCCTAGTTCCAGTACGCCCTGATCCCTAACTACAACATATAGACCAATATACAGAAATTCTGCCTACTTTAACGAACATCACATCCCGTGCTGTCCCATGATCATCACGACCAGATTAGGAATTCATCCTTGCCAAATAATTGGTGATGTATGAGGAAAATGTCATTCCAATTCATCTCCAAATCGTCTCATTTGCATCAGTGAAAATTGCATTGTGGTGTTCTATAAGACACTGAACAACCTCAATGGCACCAAAGTCAACAGGCATGCCATCGTCCAAGGGAATGAGAGAGGATGCGTCCATAGCTTCACCCTCCTCTGTATCCATGAGGTTAAGGAAAGAATAAGGACTTACcagtaaaaaaaaactcagcaaATAGCTTTGCATAATCCAACATTTTTTATCAGTGAAAAAAACCCcctaatagtatatataacaaataagcATTTAGTTGATATTAAGTTCCCACAGATACTCTACAAAGTTAGTCTTGactcacaaaataaaaagaacataaaaaaaaaacttgtgtgGACATTGTGATCTCAGTTCTACAATAATATAGCACCagggaaaatgaaaagaaaaggaaatttcCAGATAACCCTCGCAATTCaactcaaaaagaaaacaaaagcttGACATTTATTATAAGCCaatcccagaaaaaaaaattggtttaaaagAAATAGCACAAGTTTTTTATGACTGATccattgtttaaatataatgtaGAGATATCATCCAacttaaacaatatttttttttttttttttttatgtcggggaacctctcaaaggcagggcccttcggacctaCTCCTGTAGAGTAAATcccggtcccgtgcaccgcaccctcagAAGTTTTTCTACAagaaactggttaaatcgcaAACTTTTCACCAGGAGTGATTGAACAAGATATTCCCAATCACCCCTTTAAAAACCCTTCAATACTAAAGTACATaatgttttatacttttgtacaaTGAgtctgtcttcttttttttttttcctttttttttttaatgaagagtCTCAGTTTAAGTTCATTGCATTTCGAGGTGGGGTTGGAAAATTCGTTACAAATTGCAGATGAATAAATGTTATGATTCATTCTCGGGGTGTGAAGAGTCTCATATAAAGAAACAAGTTAGTCATATACAACATTAGCACAATGTTGTGATCCCAAGCATTGCAATGGTCTTTCCATTCGTATACATGTAAAGCATATGTAATTAATCCCATGAAAAATGAAATCCATTGAAACAAGAGCCTAGATGCCCCACAGATTTATTCAACCTTCTGGAGTCACAGATAGTGAGATGCAAGGGCACGCTAGCCTAGGCAcaaagttgatatatatatgtatatatatgaacaaactATAGGAAACAAGACTACTAACCAGCAAGCATGTCCCATGCACTGTAATTAGGCGGGGGATCCAATTTTTTGGAAGGACCTTTGGATGGTTCACTccaatatttcttataaaattccGGTTTCCGTCCCCTCTGCCAAATAATAACAGGGGCCATGTCCATCGCAAGGCTTCGGATATCCATCTGTAGAGAGGTTAACAACAATTGAGAAAGCTTATGAAATGCATATtatagaataataattttattcactgTTCCACAATAGCTCATTCagcaaaaaaaagaattaaaatagaaaagaattcTTGATCGAATGGCCATAACAGAATTAGACGAGGATTTCTATAACTTgccaaatgaaaataaaagctGCAGAAAGTGACAAACAACAGATACAACTAACAATATTTCCTTCACGAACAATATGGAGGAGCAGGTTAACTATGAAATAAGTCAAATGAAGAATTCCCCAACAGAATCAGAGGCAAATAATTAGGGAAAAGTAGTTTTTTAACCAGTGAAGATAAAAACAAAGCAAGCAGCAAAATGCATATCAAAATATGGGGCGtcttaatcattataaacatgATTCCATAAGTTTAGATGCCACATGGTATGAATGTTTTAATAGATCAACTGAACAATCCTCTTGGTGTTTGGAAAGAATGCAGTAAATATAATCCTCTATCAAGTCAGAAGTTCATATCTAATAAGCAAATGCCTCAGCTCACACAATCAACCACTATAGGTGGCATTGACGGTCACAACCCcaattcagagagagagagagagagagagagaagattcaTACCTTGTTAAGAAGTGACTTCTGGCTAACACGGAGTAACAGAGCAGTAATAAATTCCAGGGTCATGTAGTTTACAATAGGAAGCCTCTTAAGTATGTTTCTCATTGCATGTATGCTAGAACGGGCACCTTTGATCTCATTATAAAGCTCAAATGTAGTTAGTGGCTCAGGAAGGCAGGCTAGATAGCATTTTATTAGAGCTGCTATGTCGACTGGATTTACTCCCTCTGGTAATGACGCATTTGAATCTGTAATCAACATCTTATGGCATTATATCACAGCATGAGATAATAAGATCATCAAAATTGAATAAATGAAGACAACAGATAAGATACCATCGTTGTATATTGAAACCAATTGCTGAATGACCTTTTTATCTCCTTCAGACTTAAACAGGTCTGGTGAGTTTAATCcttaaaaatcaacaaaaaataagttACTCtcagaaaatgaaattgaattGAAGCTCATTTGTTAATGATTTAGCAAAGTGTACTTTGTCTAAATTCAATTACCAGATACTATGAGATAGTCTGCACATTTGACCAAAATATGGGGAATGGGTCTGCTGGATTGTTGTTGTTGCACTGTGGCCTCAATTGGAACTCCAAATactaggaaagaaaaataaaaaataaaaaaataggggAAATATCACTATACAGACCAGAAAAAGGTCATGTTGATAGCCCAAGCCAAAAAGCTAAATTAAAAGCATTCCTAAGTTATTACAGATCTGCCAGGAAGAAGTGCTAACATAGAACAAGATTACAAACCAACATATATTGGAAGTTCCAACCACCACTGGAATCTAAAAGAATAACGCCACTACTTAAAACTGCACCTACATAGAAAAAAGTCTCCAATATCACAAAACAGAGGAacttttacttctttttctGGTTGCTAGAATGTAattaagttttttcttttgtatactccctgtcTACTTGGACAATGCCTATTACAGTCTCTTCAATAAAGctacttttacttataataagaaataataattagaaaaaaaacagagaaacttTTACTATCTCAGTTTCATTAAATTAACATAATGACCATCTCCTAGACAGCAAGCCTTTCTACAGACAATCAATTCAAGTTCAACGGGCAGAAGTTAGAATAAAAAAGCACAccaaattaaaaacacaattttaaaaGCTTAAAATGATCCAAGTTTAAGTAACTTACCATCAGTGCTAGCAACTCCCTGCAAGTGAGCAAAACAACATAAGAATTTTGAAACTTAGTGATGGACGGAGagagaaccaaaaaaatatgaagtacAAACGGGAACGAGAAGAGGAACAAGAACTACTAGTTGCCTCAGAATCCTAATACCTTCTGCCATCGTTCAATGTCAGTCAATATGGTTTTACTTTTTTGTGCAGTCTTCTTTGCCACCTGGAACAAACTCAGCATCTCAGATGTGTCAGTTCAAATTATGTGACACATCAAAGATGTCAGGCAAGCGATAATTCCACACATCGGCTCATTAGCCCCAAAACAATCAAAGATGcgtcattttaattttgaatgcAGATAATTCCACACAAGTAATAATAAGTCATTTTAATGTAGATAATACCAAAGATGCTgcattaaaatgaatatatctTAAAAGAACTCAAAcgattgaaaataataattccaTACATGAGCTCATCAGCCCGAAAACAACTACAGACATCACTCTTTCCAATCTTAATTGGAGAATTTGATTAATATGAAGAGCAAGTAAATAACTCAAATCAACCAAAAGTGACTATCTTGGTTTTGCCTGGTTTTACAAGAGCTTATTTTCAACTTGAAAAGCAGTGGTTCtatcccatacaacacctagaggggggtgaataggtgcagttc
Protein-coding sequences here:
- the LOC108998889 gene encoding uncharacterized Rho GTPase-activating protein At5g61530-like, whose protein sequence is MPSVTSPQWQEKASGFFSSSGVKLKEAGQSAGTFVGEVAKDAKYNFTDVAERVGSMVKSRWAFLQQPATRHAVQERLISAAATTGTLLRKGVSETKDKVVVGKTKVEEVAKKTAQKSKTILTDIERWQKGVASTDVFGVPIEATVQQQQSSRPIPHILVKCADYLIVSGLNSPDLFKSEGDKKVIQQLVSIYNDDSNASLPEGVNPVDIAALIKCYLACLPEPLTTFELYNEIKGARSSIHAMRNILKRLPIVNYMTLEFITALLLRVSQKSLLNKMDIRSLAMDMAPVIIWQRGRKPEFYKKYWSEPSKGPSKKLDPPPNYSAWDMLAEEGEAMDASSLIPLDDGMPVDFGAIEVVQCLIEHHNAIFTDANETIWR